The window AGCTCAGCCGGTGCTCGTAGACGAGGAAGCCGGCGAAGCCGAAGGTGATCTCCGAGGGGATCGGCACGCAGCACGCCTCGACGAACGCGAACAGCACGAGCGCGCCGTAGCCGGCGTGCGAGAGGAAGGACTCCACGCCCGAAGTTGTAGCCGATGGCGCGCTCGCACGGCGGTCACCGCCTCGCGGCGGCGCTCGCTAAGGTGGCTCGTGCCCTCTCGGGACGTCCTCGCGACCGACGGCACGCGCCTTTCGGTCCACGATCTCGGAGGCAGCGGCCGGCCGCTCCTCCTCGTCCACGCCACCGGCTTCCACGCGCGCGCCTACGCACCGCTCGCCAGCCACCTCGCCCGCCACGCCCACGTCTACGGCCTCGACCTGCGGGCCCACGGCGCCTCCGACCGCTCGGCGGCCGGCGACCTCGAGTGGAGCCGCTTCGGCGAGGACGTCCTCGCCGCCCTCGGGGGCCTCGCCCTCGAGCGGCCGATCGGCGTCGGCCACTCCTGCGGCGGTGCCGCGCTCGTCCTCGCCGAGCTCGCCCGGCCGAAGAGCTTCGCGCTCTTGTACCTGTTCGAGCCCATGGTCATCCCGGCCCCGGCGCGCCGGCGTGCCGGCGTCGAGCGCCTCGCCGACCAGGCGCGGCACCGCCGTGCACGCTTCGCGACGCGCGCCGAGGCCCTCGAGCGCTACGCGTCCCGGGCGCCGCTCGCCGTCCTCGATCGCGCCTGCCTCGCCGCCTACGTCGAGCACGGCTTCGTCGACTCCCCCGACGGTGGCGTCGTGCTCGCCTGCGACCCCGAGGACGAGGCGCGCGTCTTCGAGGCGGCCCTCCGCTGCCAGGTCGACGAGCGCCTCGGCGAGCTCGACTGCCCGGTCGTGGTCGCCTTCGGGTCCTCGAGCGACCGGTTCTCGCGCGACGTGGCCGCGGCGACGGCGGCCGGCATCGACGGTGCCGTCCTCGCCGCCGTCGACGGCGTCGGCCACTTCGGTCCGCTCGAGGATCCCGCTCGCGTCGCCGGCTCGATCGTCGCAGCGATCGAGGCAGCTCGCGCCTAGCCTCTCGGCCGATGCGCCTCGCGCCGCCGGTCACGCTCACCCCGTCGAAGCTCGGGAGGTTCGCGTCCTGCCCGCTCGCCTTCCGCTTCGCCTACGTCGACGGCCTCGAGGAGCCGCCGACGCCCGCACAGGTGCGGGGGACGCTCGTGCACCGCAGCCTCCAGCGCTTCTTCGGCGACGTCCCCGCCCCAGCTCGCTCGCCGGCCCGCCTCGCGGCGGCGCTCGCCGCGGCGAGCGAGGAGCCCGAGGCTCGCGGCGCGCTCGACGAGCTCGGCCTCGACGCGACGGCGAGAGCCCGCCTCCTTCGCGAGGCGGGCGAGCTGCTCGAGCGCTACCTCGAGCTCGAGGACCCGACGACCGTGCACCCCATCGGGCTCGAGCTCGACCTGCGCGTCGAGGTCGACGGCGTCGTCCTGCGCGGCATCATCGACCGCCTCGACCTCGCGGCGGACGGGGGGCTCGTCGTCGTCGACTACAAGACCGGACGGGCGCCGCGCCCCGAGCGGTCCAGGTCGCGCCTGCTCGGCGTCCTGTTCTACGCGTACCTCTGCGAGCAGCTGCTCGGGCGACGGCCCAGCGAGATCCGCCTGCTCTACCTGGCCGACCAGGTCGTCGTGGCCGAGACCCCGACCGCCCAGTCGATGCGGGGCCTGCGCCAGCGCGCGCTCGCGGCGTGGGCCGCGATCGAACGAGCCTGCGAGGCCGGAGACTTCCGGCCCCGCCCGTCGCCCCTGTGCCGCTACTGCGCCTTCCAGGAGCGCTGCCCCGCCCAGGCGGCGGTCTCGGCGGGCGCGGGCGTCGAGCCCCGACCGCTCGGCGCGGGCCGGTAGCCTCGCGCCGACGTGACCCGGGAGCTCGTTGCCGCCTTCGACGCGCGCGCCGACGCGCTGTTCGCCCGCCTGCGGGGACGCCCGCTCGCCGACCGCGTCTTCTACACCGCCTCGGCACTCGGGGACTTCGGCCTCATCTGGGTCGTCTTCGCCCTCCTCCGGGCGCTGCGCGGCGGGCGGACGAACGAGCGGGCCGCGCTGCGCGCCATCGTCGCGACCGGGGTCGAGTCGCTGCTCGTCAACCTGGTCGTGAAGTCGCTCTTCTCGAGGCGTCGGCCCGCCGTGGTCCACGACCACCCGCTGCCGCTGCGCCAGCCGCTCTCGTCGAGCTTCCCCTCCGGTCACGCCACCGCGGCCTTCTGCGGCGCCACGCTGCTCGCCGAGGGCGACCGCCTCGCCCCCGCCTACCTCGCGACCGCCGCGATCGTCGCCGCGAGCCGCGTCTACGTCCGCATCCACCACGCCTCGGACGTCGTGGCCGGCGTCGCGGTCGGGCTCGCGCTCGGCGCCCTCGGCCGGCGCCTCGCGCCGCTCGGACGGCGGTGAGGGCCGCAGGCGAGCCGGCAGCGCCGCTACGATCCCGCCCA of the Acidimicrobiales bacterium genome contains:
- a CDS encoding alpha/beta hydrolase codes for the protein MPSRDVLATDGTRLSVHDLGGSGRPLLLVHATGFHARAYAPLASHLARHAHVYGLDLRAHGASDRSAAGDLEWSRFGEDVLAALGGLALERPIGVGHSCGGAALVLAELARPKSFALLYLFEPMVIPAPARRRAGVERLADQARHRRARFATRAEALERYASRAPLAVLDRACLAAYVEHGFVDSPDGGVVLACDPEDEARVFEAALRCQVDERLGELDCPVVVAFGSSSDRFSRDVAAATAAGIDGAVLAAVDGVGHFGPLEDPARVAGSIVAAIEAARA
- a CDS encoding PD-(D/E)XK nuclease family protein — translated: MRLAPPVTLTPSKLGRFASCPLAFRFAYVDGLEEPPTPAQVRGTLVHRSLQRFFGDVPAPARSPARLAAALAAASEEPEARGALDELGLDATARARLLREAGELLERYLELEDPTTVHPIGLELDLRVEVDGVVLRGIIDRLDLAADGGLVVVDYKTGRAPRPERSRSRLLGVLFYAYLCEQLLGRRPSEIRLLYLADQVVVAETPTAQSMRGLRQRALAAWAAIERACEAGDFRPRPSPLCRYCAFQERCPAQAAVSAGAGVEPRPLGAGR
- a CDS encoding phosphatase PAP2 family protein, which codes for MTRELVAAFDARADALFARLRGRPLADRVFYTASALGDFGLIWVVFALLRALRGGRTNERAALRAIVATGVESLLVNLVVKSLFSRRRPAVVHDHPLPLRQPLSSSFPSGHATAAFCGATLLAEGDRLAPAYLATAAIVAASRVYVRIHHASDVVAGVAVGLALGALGRRLAPLGRR